The Rouxiella sp. WC2420 region AAAATAATATCAGGGGTTAATATTGGCTCTCGTGGATTTCCCTGATGACGTCTGAATAACACTGACGACTTTCTTTAATGCTGGTTTCATCGAGAGTAAACCCATGCCGGTTAGCTTCCTCTGTCAGCGTTATTCTGTCAGTGGCGTTCAGCGTTTGCAGTAATTGCAATAACCGGCAGATAACCCGGTAGTGATAAATTTCATAATAAAGGCCGCATCCGTGCACCGCCTCATTTTCAATGTGCTCAATAACACAGGCTGCGCGCATGGAATCCCCACGCTGATGTGTCCAGGGATGCTGAATAAAACCCGGTTTGGTCATATAGATAACCTCCGCTAATTAACTACACACGCGGCCAAATTTACTGATTATCTGGCTGATAATTTCCGGGTCTGCCGAGTCACACTCAAGTAAAAATGATTTTCTGGCATCGGCAGTATGGTCCGGCAGAAAACCGTGCCTGTTCTTTTTGATGATATTAAAGAATGCACGTTCAGCAGAATGGCATTCATTGCCGCCGCCGTTCCCGGTGGCTTTACCGTACATGCATAACACCACTTCACAGGCGTCAGCGGCCATGACGGAAGTTGAATATGACGCCATAAAGCAGAGTAATAATGCTGAGGGTATAACTTTTTTCATTTTGGTTACCTTCATATTCAAACGAGGGTTGCGTAATTCGATAAGTTATTTATTGAAGTTCTTTACTGAATACAGTTCTCATGCCATTAAGATGAAGGGGTTTAAAATAAACATCACTCATCCGGCGTATGTCACCGTGAATATCAATGCTGACGATCACATCAATGCTCTTAAGCACCTTGCGTAACAGCACGTCGAAAGGGATGTTCCGGCAGTCAGGGTTTTCATAGCAGCGGTCAATTAACCCTTCAATACATTCTTCTGGGCTGCTCGCATGCAGGGAGGTCATTAATCCCTCATGTCCGGAACCGACGATTTTCAGTGCATCCCAGGCTTCCCGACCGCGAATTTCAGCCAGTAATATCCGGTCAGGGTTCATACGATAATTGGCGCGTATCAGTCTGCCGGGCGTGACAATGGCATTATCCCCGGCATCCGCCGGATAAAAGAGATGGACATAATTGGTGTGGTGATAGAACCGGATTTCGGGATTATCCTCGATGGTGGTCAGCCTGAGATGCCGGGGAATAGAGTGCAACAGCGTTTTCATATAGGTGGTTTTACCGGATCCGGTTTCACCGACGATAAAAATTGTCTTGCCGTATTCCACCGCTTTTTCCATAAAGCGGGAAATATCCCCACCTTGATAATAGCGGGTCAGTTCAACATCTTTGCCTTCCGTTCGCTCCTGACCGCTTACCCGGTTATAAAATCCCGCATCAATCCACGACTGATGTGTTTTTTGCCCGAATGAGGGCTTGCGCAGCGTAATTGATACGGTATTGCGCTCACAGGCCGGGGGAATAATGGCCTGAATACGCTCGCCTGATTCAAGCGTGGCGGAAAGGATCGGCGAGGTGTCGTCAATATTATCGTCCTGCCACGACGCCAGTGCTCTGGCAAAGGCGTAACACTGACGCAGCGTAATCGGGGAATCATGTCTTCGCCATTTCCCCCGGATTTTGGTATGCAGTTCACCTGGCCGGTTAACGGCAATTTCCGTCAGGCCGTCCTGCGCAATAAACTCACCAAACAGCTGGTTTTTCATAAAGTCCAGCGACAGGTTTTCAGCGTTCATACCACCTCTTTTTCAGTCGCAACTGCCAGACGGATGAGAAATCAATATCAGTGCCGGTCATGATGCCGATGACATCACCCTGATTCAGGTACAGGGTGGGCGGGATATTGATGCTGTTGTCCAGCGTCGTTTTCGCCATTTCCGCCGTGGCGGCGCGGGTGTTTTCGGTGTAGTCGGTATTGCGGTCTTTCCCCGGGGCAGCATCCGACGCCGCCGCTGCCACGTCCTGCACCGTACTGAGCATCAGGGCATTGCCGAAGCGCTCCCAGAAGTGATTGTCGATCCAGCCCGCAATCCCCGCCTCGCCGAGCGGGCCGCTGGCCTGCGTGTTGCTGAGCGGGATTTGCAGGCTGCCGGGCTCAGGCGTGCGTAGCTCCGTCCACAGCACAAACATCCGGCTGCGTCCGTGTTGCAGTGCCCCGGTGCGGTAGATGCCACGGGCGACCGTTCCCGCCGGGATCAGCGTCACATGGTTGCTGGCGCTGTAAACATCTTCACTGATCAGGCAGGAAATATGCCCCCCGACATCGGACACGAAGCGCCACATCATCGAACATGGGATATAGCGGTCCACCGGGATATAGAGATCAGGA contains the following coding sequences:
- a CDS encoding TrbM/KikA/MpfK family conjugal transfer protein — protein: MKKVIPSALLLCFMASYSTSVMAADACEVVLCMYGKATGNGGGNECHSAERAFFNIIKKNRHGFLPDHTADARKSFLLECDSADPEIISQIISKFGRVCS
- the virB11 gene encoding P-type DNA transfer ATPase VirB11 codes for the protein MNAENLSLDFMKNQLFGEFIAQDGLTEIAVNRPGELHTKIRGKWRRHDSPITLRQCYAFARALASWQDDNIDDTSPILSATLESGERIQAIIPPACERNTVSITLRKPSFGQKTHQSWIDAGFYNRVSGQERTEGKDVELTRYYQGGDISRFMEKAVEYGKTIFIVGETGSGKTTYMKTLLHSIPRHLRLTTIEDNPEIRFYHHTNYVHLFYPADAGDNAIVTPGRLIRANYRMNPDRILLAEIRGREAWDALKIVGSGHEGLMTSLHASSPEECIEGLIDRCYENPDCRNIPFDVLLRKVLKSIDVIVSIDIHGDIRRMSDVYFKPLHLNGMRTVFSKELQ